A stretch of Prunus dulcis chromosome 6, ALMONDv2, whole genome shotgun sequence DNA encodes these proteins:
- the LOC117630873 gene encoding probable UDP-N-acetylglucosamine--peptide N-acetylglucosaminyltransferase SEC, giving the protein MITVQGEARQPQVVVGASRAHFGVSRDDSYAPKPEPSPLSLVPFKSHHDAHEVDEDAHLSLAHQMYKAGNYKEALEHSKIVYERNPIRTDNLLLLGAIYYQLHEFDMCIAKNEEALRIEPHFAECYGNMANAWKEKGNNDLAIRYYLVAIELRPNFCDAWSNLASAYMRKGRLDEAAQCCRQALALNPRLVDAHSNLGNLMKARGLVQEAYSCYLEALRLQPNFAIAWSNLAGLFMESGDLNRALQYYKEAVKLKPAFPDAYLNLGNVYKALGMPQEAIVCYQRALQTRPNYAMAFGNLASTYYEQGQLELAILHYKQAISCDTRFLEAYNNLGNALKDIGRVDEAIQCYNQCLTLQPNHPQALTNLGNIYMEWNMVAAAASYYKATLTVTTGLSAPFNNLAIIYKQQGNYADAISCYNEVLRIDPLAADGLVNRGNTYKEIGRVTEAIQDYIHAISIRPTMAEAHANLASAYKDSGHVDAAIKSYKQALLLRPDFPEATCNLLHTLQCVCSWEDRDKMFSEVEGIIRRQINMSLLPSVQPFHAIAYPIDPILALEISRKYAAHCSIIASRFGLSSFNHPALISIKRNGGPERLRVGYVSSDFGNHPLSHLMGSIFGMHNKDNVEVFCYALSANDGTEWRQRIQSEAEHFVDVSSLSSDMIAKMINEDKIQILINLNGYTKGARNEIFAMQPAPIQVSYMGFPGTTGANYIDYLVTDEFVSPLRFSHIYSEKLVHLPHCYFVNDYKQKNQDVLDPSCGHKRSDYGLPEDKFIFACFNQLYKMDPEIFNTWCNILKRVPNSALWLLRFPAAGEMRLRAYAVAQGVQADQIIFTDVAMKGEHIRRSALADLFLDTPLCNAHTTGTDILWAGLPMVTLPLEKMATRVAGSLCLATGLGEEMIVSNMKEYEEKAVSLALNPPKLHALANKLKAARLTCPLFDTARWVRNLERAYFKMWNLHCSGQKPQHFKVAENDLEFPYD; this is encoded by the exons ATGATCACGGTGCAGGGCGAGGCTCGCCAGCCCCAGGTGGTGGTTGGGGCGTCTAGGGCTCACTTCGGTGTCTCTCGCGATGACTCTTATGCGCCCAAGCCTGAGCCCTCGCCGCTCAGCTTGGTCCCCTTCAAGTCTCATCACGATGCTCATGAAG tTGATGAAGACGCACATTTGTCTCTGGCCCATCAAATGTACAAGGCTGGCAACTATAAAGAGGCACTAGAGCATAGCAAAATTGTATATGAGAGAAACCCGATTCGCACTGATAATCTCCTTCTATTGGGTGCAATTTATTATCAG TTGCATGAATTTGATATGTGTATTGCCAAAAATGAAGAAGCCCTTCGAATTGAGCCACACTTTGCTGAGTGTTATGGTAACATGGCTAATGCTTGGAAG GAAAAAGGCAACAATGACCTTGCAATTCGGTACTATTTGGTTGCCATTGAG CTTCGACCAAATTTCTGTGATGCTTGGTCAAACTTAGCTAGTGCATACATGAGGAAGGGAAGGCTTGACGAGGCAGCACAGTGCTGTCGTCAGGCACTTGCTTTGAATCCCCGTTTG GTGGATGCCCATAGTAATCTTGGGAATCTAATGAAGGCAAGAGGATTGGTGCAAGAA GCATACAGTTGCTACCTCGAGGCTTTACGTTTACAACCAAACTTTGCTATTGCATGGTCAAATCTCGCTGGTCTTTTCATGGAGTCTGGTGATCTTAACAGAGCCCTTCAGTACTATAAG GAGGCTGTGAAACTCAAACCTGCTTTTCCGGATGCGTATCTCAACCTGGGTAATGTTTATAAG GCTTTGGGAATGCCTCAGGAGGCTATCGTGTGTTATCAGCGTGCTCTCCAGACAAGACCTAACTATGCAATGGCTTTTG GTAATTTGGCTAGTACGTATTATGAGCAAGGTCAACTGGAGTTGGCAATCCTACATTATAAGCAAGCCATTTCTTGTGATACAAGATTCTTGGAGGCTTACAATAATTTG GGCAATGCTCTGAAAGACATTGGCAGAGTGGATGAAGCAATTCAATGCTACAAT CAATGCCTTACTTTACAACCTAACCATCCACAAGCACTTACCAACCTGGGGAATATTTATATGGAGTG GAACATGGTGGCAGCTGCTGCTTCATATTATAAGGCCACGTTGACTGTAACAACTGGATTGTCTGCTCCTTTTAATAATCTTGCCATCATCTATAAACAACAG GGGAATTATGCAGATGCAATATCTTGCTACAATGAGGTTCTTCGCATTGATCCATTGGCAGCTGACGGGCTTGTCAATAGGGGGAACACATACAAAGAGATTGGTAGAGTCACTGAAGCTATTCAGGACTACATACATGCTATATCTATCCGGCCAACTATGGCTGAAGCTCATGCAAACTTGGCTTCAGCTTACAAGGATAG TGGACATGTGGATGCTGCTATTAAGAGCTATAAACAGGCATTGCTCCTTCGACCCGACTTTCCAGAGGCAACTTGTAATCTTTTACATACATTACAG TGTGTATGCAGTTGGGAGGACCGTGACAAAATGTTTTCTGAAGTTGAAGGCATTATCAGGAGGCAGATTAAT ATGTCTCTTCTGCCTAGCGTGCAACCTTTCCACGCAATAGCATATCCTATTGATCCAATTTTGGCACTTGAAATCAG CCGTAAATATGCTGCACACTGCTCCATAATTGCATCCCGATTTGGACTTTCTTCCTTCAACCATCCTGCTCTGATTTCCATAAAGCGCAATGGTGGACCTGAGAGACTAAGGGTTGG atATGTAAGTAGTGACTTTGGTAATCACCCTTTGTCACATCTTATGGGATCTATTTTTGGCATGCACAATAAGGACAATGTTGAG GTTTTCTGTTATGCCTTGAGTGCAAATGATGGAACAGAATGGAGACAACGTATCCAGTCTGAAGCGGAGCACTTTGTGGATGTGTCATCTTTGTCATCAGATATGATTGCCAAAATGATTAATGAAGATAAGATACAGATCTTAATTAACCTTAATGGTTATACAAAG GGGGCAAGAAATGAAATATTTGCTATGCAGCCAGCACCTATTCAGGTTTCATATATGGGTTTCCCTGGTACAACGGGGGCAAATTACATTGATTACTTGGTCACTGATGAG TTTGTTTCACCTTTACGCTTCTCGCATATTTATTCTGAGAAGCTTGTTCATCTCCCGCATTGCTACTTTGTGAATGATTATAAACAG AAAAATCAAGATGTATTGGATCCAAGCTGTGGGCACAAGCGATCAGATTATGGTCTGCCCGaagataaatttatatttgcatgCTTCAATCAGTTGTACAAAATGGATCCTGAAATCTTTAATACTTG GTGCAACATTCTTAAACGTGTGCCCAACAGTGCACTCTGGCTCCTCAGATTCCCGGCTGCAGGCGAAATGAGACTTCGTGCAT ATGCTGTTGCTCAAGGGGTGCAGGCAGACCAAATCATCTTCACAGATGTTGCCATGAAAGGCGAACATATCAGGCGCAGTGCATTAGCAGATTTATTCCTTGACAC GCCTTTGTGCAATGCACATACAACAGGCACGGATATTCTATGGGCAGGTTTGCCCATGGTGACCCTTCCCCTTGAAAAGATGGCAACCAGGGTTGCTGGGTCACTGTGTCTCGCCACTGGACTGGGAGAGGAGATGATTGTCAGCAA TATGAAAGAGTATGAAGAGAAGGCAGTATCTCTGGCATTGAATCCCCCGAAGCTCCATGCTCTTGCCAACAAGCTCAAGGCAGCCCGGCTGACTTGTCCTCTGTTTGACACAGCACGCTGG GTGAGGAATCTGGAAAGGGCTTATTTCAAAATGTGGAATCTGCATTGCTCAGGCCAGAAGCCCCAGCATTTCAAAGTCGCTGAGAATGATTTAGAGTTCCCCTATGATTGA
- the LOC117633041 gene encoding probable leucine-rich repeat receptor-like protein kinase At5g63930, whose product MVMEKTSYDLLITINIVLVTALMAYGSEGLNDEGQYLLEIKSRLVDRFDHLSSWNSNDFTPCGWRGVNCSNGYNPVVLSLNLSSMNLSGSLSPNIGGLVHLNHLDLSFNELSRNIPKDIGNCSSLEVLLLNNNKFEAQIPKAFGRLSSLQVLNVCNNRISGPFPEEIGNLSSLSQLVAYTNNISGPLPRSIGNLKSLRTFRAGENLISGSLPTEIGKCEGLEYLGLAQNQLSGEIPKEIGMLENLGALVLWNNQLSGVIPKELGNCTNLGTLALYENKLVGEIPKELGSIVFLEMLYLYRNMLNRTIPREIGNLSLAKEIDFSENFLSGDIPFELSKIAGLQLLYLFENQLTGVIPDELTTLTNLTRLDLSINFLTGSIPTGFQYMTELVMLQLFHNLLSGIIPQGLGVYSPLWVVDLSENLLTGRIPRHLCRNSIMILLNLGSNRLTGNIPTDITGCKSLVQLRLVGNNLTGTFPSEMCKLANLSTVELGQNKFSGAIPPEIGNCRTLQRLHLSGNYFAFELPREIGNLSQLVTFNVSSNLLSGRIPPEIFNCRMLQRLDLSNNNFSDALPSEIGTLFQLELLKLSENNLSGNIPGAVGNLLRLTELQMGGNSFSGGIPAELGALSSLQIALNLSYNNLSGEIPPQLGNLILLEFLLLNNNNLTGDIPGSFESLKSLLGCNFSFNGLTGPIPRLPLFQNMPANSFFGNKGLCGGPLGDCGTPPSSLSFPQDMVKKSSRLGKIIAIISAAIGGVSLILIVVLIYVMRRPVDVASLQEKPCSSPVLDTYFSPKVGFTYEDLVMVTENFDESFEIGRGACGTVYKAVLPSGHTVAVKKVVSNREGNNVDNSFHAEILTLGKIRHRNIVKLYGFCYHQGSNLLLYEYMERGSLGELLHGTSCSLDWITRFMIALGAAQGLAYLHHDCKPMIFHRDIKSNNILLDDKFEAHVGDFGLAKVIDMPQSKSMSAVAGSYGYIAPEYAYTLKVTEKCDIYSYGVVLLELLTGRTPVQSIDQGGDLVTWVRNYFLHHSLSSGVFDARLNLEDEATVSHMITVLKIALLCTSMSPSDRPTMREVVSMLIGSNEREAHFDNDTNSSDIESHFD is encoded by the exons ATGGTTATGGAGAAAACATCATATGATTTGTTAATTACCATAAATATTGTTCTTGTTACTGCACTTATGGCTTATGGATCTGAGGGGCTTAATGATGAGGGTCAATACCTTCTAGAAATAAAGAGTAGATTAGTTGACAGATTTGATCATCTTAGTAGTTGGAATTCCAATGATTTCACGCCTTGCGGATGGAGGGGAGTGAATTGCAGCAACGGATACAATCCGGTGGTTTTGTCTCTTAACTTGAGTTCAATGAATCTTTCTGGTTCTTTGTCTCCGAACATTGGTGGATTGGTTCACCTGAATCATCTTGACCTTTCTTTCAATGAATTGTCTCGGAATATACCTAAAGACATTGGAAACTGTTCAAGTTTGGAGGTTCTACTTTTAAACAACAATAAGTTTGAAGCTCAAATTCCCAAAGCATTTGGTAGACTTTCTTCTTTACAAGTATTGAATGTCTGTAATAATAGAATATCAGGGCCCTTCCCTGAAGAGATTGGaaatctttcttctttgtcCCAGTTGGTTGCATACACTAATAATATTAGTGGACCACTGCCGCGTTCTATTGGCAATCTCAAAAGCTTGAGGACTTTCCGGGCAGGGGAGAACTTGATATCAGGAAGCTTACCTACAGAGATAGGTAAATGTGAGGGCTTGGAGTATCTTGGTCTAGCTCAAAATCAGTTAAGCGGAGAAATACCTAAAGAGattggaatgcttgagaatTTGGGGGCTTTGGTTCTTTGGAATAATCAGCTTTCTGGGGTTATTCCAAAGGAGCTTGGCAACTGTACAAATTTGGGAACTCTGGCTCTGTATGAGAACAAACTTGTGGGAGAGATACCAAAGGAGCTTGGAAGCATAGTGTTTCTAGAGATGTTATATCTTTACAGAAATATGTTGAATAGGACCATTCCAAGAGAGATTGGTAATCTCTCTCTAGCAAAAGAGATTGATTTTTCTGAGAACTTCTTGTCAGGAGACATACCATTTGAGCTCAGTAAGATAGCGGGGTTGCAGCTGCTTTATCTTTTTGAGAACCAACTCACAGGTGTTATTCCAGATGAGCTCACAACCTTGACAAACCTGACTAGGCTCGACCTCTCTATCAATTTTCTCACTGGTTCAATTCCTACTGGATTCCAATACATGACTGAATTGGTGATGCTACAATTGTTCCACAATTTGCTGAGTGGCATAATTCCTCAAGGACTTGGAGTGTATAGTCCACTCTGGGTGGTTGACTTATCCGAAAACCTCCTAACAGGAAGAATTCCTCGTCATCTCTGCAGAAATTCTATTATGATCCTGTTAAATTTGGGGTCTAACAGGCTCACTGGGAACATACCAACTGATATCACAGGCTGCAAGTCATTGGTACAGCTTCGTCTAGTTGGAAACAACCTTACAGGGACTTTTCCATCTGAAATGTGCAAACTGGCTAACCTTTCTACAGTTGAGTTGGGTCAGAACAAGTTCAGCGGTGCCATTCCTCCAGAAATTGGTAACTGCAGAACTTTGCAAAGGCTACACCTTTCAGGCAACTACTTTGCATTTGAGTTGCCAAGAGAGATTGGTAACCTCTCACAGTTGGTGACCTTTAATGTCTCATCAAATTTACTCTCTGGAAGGATACCACctgaaattttcaattgcaGAATGCTTCAGCGACTTGATCTTAGTAATAACAACTTTTCGGATGCCTTACCAAGTGAGATAGGAACGCTTTTTCAGTTGGAACTTCTCAAGCTTTCTGAAAACAATCTTTCTGGGAATATACCAGGTGCGGTGGGAAACCTCTTGCGTTTGACAGAGCTGCAAATGGGTGGCAACTCATTTTCTGGCGGTATCCCAGCTGAGTTGGGTGCCCTTTCAAGCTTGCAGATTGCATTAAATCTCAGTTATAATAACCTTTCTGGGGAGATACCTCCTCAACTTGGAAACCTCATTTTACTGGAATTCCTTCTGCTTAATAACAACAATTTGACTGGTGATATTCCAGGTTCTTTTGAGAGTCTCAAAAGTCTACTTGGCTGCAACTTCTCATTCAATGGCTTGACGGGGCCAATTCCTCGTTTACCACTCTTTCAGAACATGCCTGCCAACAGCTTTTTTGGGAACAAAGGTCTTTGTGGTGGACCTCTAGGTGACTGCGGAACACCACCATCTTCACTCTCTTTTCCTCAAGATATGGTGAAGAAAAGTAGCCGCTTAGGTAAAATTATTGCTATTATTTCAGCAGCTATTGGTGGCGTTTCTCTCATCTTAATTGTAGTCCTTATATATGTCATGAGACGTCCCGTAGACGTTGCTTCTTTGCAAGAAAAACCATGCTCTTCTCCAGTTCTGGACACCTACTTTTCACCAAAGGTAGGGTTCACTTACGAAGACTTGGTTATGGTGACTGAAAATTTTGACGAAAGCTTTGAAATTGGAAGAGGAGCTTGTGGAACTGTGTACAAAGCAGTCTTGCCAAGTGGTCATACAGTCGCTGTTAAGAAGGTAGTATCCAACAGGGAGGGGAACAATGTGGATAATAGTTTCCATGCTGAAATTCTTACTTTAGGAAAAATCAGGCATCGGAATATTGTAAAGCTGTATGGTTTCTGCTACCACCAGGGTTCCAATCTTCTGCTCTATGAGTACATGGAAAGGGGCAGCTTAGGTGAATTGCTTCATGGAACATCTTGTAGTCTTGATTGGATAACCAGGTTCATGATTGCTCTCGGGGCTGCTCAGGGTCTCGCTTATTTGCATCATGATTGCAAACCTATGATCTTTCACCGTGACATAAAGTCCAATAACATTCTTCTTGATGATAAGTTTGAAGCTCATGTTGGAGATTTTGGCCTGGCAAAGGTGATTGACATGCCACAATCTAAGTCTATGTCTGCAGTTGCAGGTTCTTATGGATATATAGCCCCTG AGTATGCATACACTTTGAAAGTCACAGAAAAATGTGACATCTACAGCTATGGAGTGGTCCTTCTGGAGTTGCTGACTGGCAGAACACCTGTACAATCAATAGATCAAGGTGGTGACCTGGTAACATGGGTAAGAAATTATTTTCTGCACCATTCATTGTCGTCAGGAGTGTTCGATGCTCGATTAAATTTAGAAGATGAAgccactgtctctcacatgaTCACTGTCTTGAAAATTGCTTTGCTGTGCACAAGTATGTCCCCCTCGGACCGCCCAACCATGAGAGAAGTTGTTTCCATGCTCATTGGCTCCAATGAGAGGGAAGCACACTTCGATAATGATACCAATTCCAGTGATATTGAATCTCATTTTGATTAA
- the LOC117633040 gene encoding protein PIR, with product MAVPVEEAIAALSTFSLEDEQAEIQGPGIWVSTDSGATDSPVEYSDVSAYRLSLSEDTKALNQLNALIQEGKEMGSVLYTYRSCVKALPQLPDSMKQSQADLYLETYQVLDLEMSRLREIQRWQASAAAKLAADMQRFSRPERRINGPTVTHLWSMLKLLDTLVQLDHLKNAKASIPNDFSWYKRTFTQVSVQWHDTDSMREELDDLQIFLSTRWAILLNLHVEMFRVNNVEDILQVLIVFTVESLELDFALLFPERHILLRVLPILVVLATSSEKDSESLYKRVKINRLINIFKNDPVIPAFPDLHLSPAAIMKELSIYFQRFSTQTRLLSLPSPHELPSREAQDYQRHYLIINHIGSIRAEHDDFAIRFSSSMNQLLLLKSTDSADIDWCKEVKGNIYDMVVEGFQLLSRWTARIWEQCAWKFSRPCKDIVPSESQEASASFSDYEKVVRYNYSAEERKALVELVSYIKSIGSMMQCSDTLVADALWETIHAEVQDFVQNTLATMLRTTFRKKKDLSRILSDMRTLSADWMANTSKSESGSLQQGGEESKANFFYPRPVAPTAAQVHCLQFLIYELVSGGNLRKPGGLFGNSGSEIPVNDLKQLETFFYKLSFFLHMLDYSVTVATLTDLGFLWFREFYLESSRVIQFPIECSLPWMLVDYVLESHNAGILESVLMPFDIYNDSAQQALVSLKQRFLYDEIEAEVDHCFDIFVSKLCDSIFTYCKSWAASELLDTSFLFALDNGEKYSVEPMRFTALLKMTRVKLLGRMIDLRSLIAERMNKVFRDNIEFLFDRFESQDLCAIVELENLLDILKHAHGLLSRDLSIDTFSLMLNEMQENISLVSYCSRLASQIWSEMQNDFLPNFILCNTTQRFIRSSKVPLVPIQKPSVPYAKPNFYCGTQDLNAAHQSFARLHSGFFGMPHIFSIVRLLGSRSLPWLIRALLDHISNKIATLEPMITGLQEALPKSIGLLPFDGGVTGCMRLVKEQLNWGTKSQLKAEVLRGIKEIGSVLYWLGLLDIVLRETDTTHFMQTAPWLGLLPGADGQILHSQDGGESPIVNLFKSATSVIVSNPGCPNPTSFHTLSKQAEAADLLYKANMNTGSVLEYALAFTSAALDKYCSKWSAVPKTGFIDITTSKDFYRIYSGLQIWYLEDSVRVPPSSHEVLGDSVAWGGCTIIYLLGQQLHFELLDFSYQVLNVAEVEIASITQTHKSPHFFQGWDGLLEVMKKARRLNNHVFSMLKARCPLEDKTACAIKQSGAPLHRIKFENTVSAFETLPQKEA from the exons ATGGCTGTTCCTGTGGAAGAGGCCATTGCCGCCCTGTCTACATTCTCACTCGAG GATGAGCAAGCAGAGATACAAGGACCGGGAATTTGGGTTTCAACTGATAGCGGCGCAACTGATAGCCCAGTTg AGTATAGCGATGTTTCTGCATATCGCCTATCTCTGTCAGAAGACACAAAAGCTCTCAATCAGCTG AATGCTCTTATCCAAGAGGGGAAGGAGATGGGATCAGTGCTTTATACATATCGCAGTTGTGTCAAGGCACTTCCTCAG CTTCCTGATTCTATGAAACAGAGTCAAGCTGACTTGTATCTAGAAACATATCAAGTTCTGGACTTGGAAATGAGTCGTCTACGTGAAATACAGCGATGGCAAGCGTCAGCTGCTGCAAAG CTAGCTGCAGATATGCAACGCTTTTCTAGGCCCGAGCGACGCATTAATGGCCCTACAGTAACTCATCTCTG GTCCATGCTGAAGCTACTTGACACTCTGGTGCAACTTGATCATCTCAAAAATGCAAAAGCAAGCATACCTAATGATTTCTCTTGGTATAAAAG GACATTCACACAAGTAAGTGTACAGTGGCATGATACTGATTCGATGAGAGAGGAGTTAGATGACTTACAG ATTTTCCTTAGCACAAGGTGGGCTATCTTATTGAATTTGCATGTTGAGATGTTCCGCGTGAACAA CGTAGAAGATATCCTTCAAGTTCTTATAGTCTTTACTGTTGAGTCATTAGAGCTGGATTTTGCACTTCTGTTCCCTGAGCGGCACATTCTTCTTCGTGTTTTGCCAATTCTTGTTGTCTTAGCAACATCATCTGAAAAAGATAGTGAGTCCTTGTACAAGAGAGTGAAAATCAACAGGCTGATCAATATATTTAAG AATGATCCAGTAATTCCTGCATTTCCAGATCTCCATCTTTCTCCAGCTGCAATCATGAAAGAATTGTCAATATACTTCCAGAGGTTTTCCACCCAAACTCGTCTTCTCAGTCTTCCATCACCTCATGAGCTTCCATCTCGTGAGGCACAAGA TTATCAGAGACATTATCTAATTATCAATCACATTGGATCCATACGCGCGGAGCATGATGACTTTGCAATTcgtttttcttcctccatgAATCAg TTATTATTGCTGAAGTCAACAGACAGTGCTGATATTGACTGGTGCAAAGAAGTGAAGGgaaatatatatgatatggTTGTTGAAGGTTTTCAGCTTTTAAGTAGATGGACTGCACGCATTTGGGAACAATGTGCATGGAAGTTTTCTCGCCCGTGCAAAGATATAGTTCCTTCCGAGTCACAAGAGGCTTCAGCATCATTTTCAGACTATGAAAAG GTGGTACGATATAATTATAGTGCAGAGGAAAGGAAAGCACTGGTTGAACTAGTTAGCTACATAAAGAGCATTGGATCAATGATGCAGTGCAGCGACACATTGGTAGCTGATGCTTTATGGGAGACAATTCATGCTGAGGTCCAGGATTTTGTTCAGAATACACTGGCCACTATGTTGCGAACTACCTTCCGAAAGAAAAAGGACCTTTCTAG GATCCTTTCTGATATGCGGACTCTTTCGGCAGACTGGATGGCAAATACAAGCAAGTCTGAGTCTGGATCCCTACAACAAGGGGGTGAAGAAAGCAAAGCAAACTTTTTTTACCCAAGGCCGGTTGCACCAACAGCTGCTCAG GTCCACTGCTTGCAGTTCCTTATATATGAACTAGTGTCTGGCGGTAATCTTAGGAAGCCTGGAGGGCTTTTTGGGAATAGCGGATCTGAGATTCCTGTTAATGACCTAAAACAGTTGGAAACATTTTTTTACAAGCTTAGCTTCTTCCTGCATATGTTGGACTACTCAG TGACAGTGGCCACGTTGACAGATCTTGGTTTCTTATGGTTTAGAGAATTTTATTTGGAGTCTTCTCGTGTTATTCAG TTTCCCATTGAATGCTCTCTACCCTGGATGTTGGTGGATTACGTGCTTGAGTCACACAATGCAGGTATCCTAGAGAGTGTTTTGATGCCATTTGACATCTATAATGATTCAGCTCAGCAAGCACTGGTTTCGCTCAAGCAACGATTCCTCTATGATGAAATTGAGGCTGAG GTGGACCATTGTTTTGATATATTTGTTTCAAAGCTTTGTGATAGTATTTTCACATATTGCAAGAGCTGGGCAGCAAG TGAGCTACTTGACACGTCATTCCTCTTTGCATTGGACAACGGAGAAAAATATTCTGTCGAGCCTATGAGGTTTACCGCACTACTAAAGATGACCAGAGTGAAG TTGCTTGGGAGGATGATTGATTTGAGAAGTTTAATTGCTGAGCGGATGAACAAAGTTTTCAGAGATAATATCGAGTTTCTATTTGATCGTTTTGAGTCTCAGGATTTATGTGCTATtgtg GAATTAGAAAATCTGCTGGATATCTTGAAGCATGCCCATGGATTGCTATCCAGAGATCTCTCAATAGACACATTCAGTCTCATGTTGAATGAGATGCAAGAAAACATATCTCTTGTGTCATATTGTAGTCGACTTGCTTCCCAG ATTTGGTCAGAGATGCAAAACGATTTCTTGCCAAATTTCATCCTTTGCAATACTACCCAGCGTTTCATCCGATCATCAAAGGTTCCTCTTGTTCCTATTCAAAAGCCATCAGTTCCCTATGCCAAGCCTAATTTCTATTGTGGTACTCAA GACTTAAATGCAGCTCATCAGAGTTTTGCACGGTTGCACAGTGGATTTTTTGGGATGCCCCACATTTTTTCAATTGTTAGGCTTCTAGGGTCTAGATCATTGCCCTGGCTAATTCGAGCACTTCTAGATCATATATCAAACAAG ATAGCTACACTGGAACCAATGATAACAGGACTGCAGGAAGCATTGCCAAAGTCTATTGGATTGCTTCCCTTTGATGGAGGCGTGACAG GTTGTATGAGGCTTGTTAAAGAACAACTTAATTGGGGAACTAAATCACAGCTCAAAGCAGAAGTTCTTCGGGGGATAAAGGAGATTGGAAGTGTATTGTATTGGCTGGGGCTTCTTGATATCGTGCTG AGGGAAACAGATACCACTCACTTCATGCAAACAGCCCCTTGGTTGGGCTTGCTTCCTGGTGCAGATGGACAAATATTGCATTCTCAAGATGGTGGAGAAAGCCCAATCGTCAACCTCTTTAAATCAGCTACTTCTGTAATTGTGTCAAACCCTGGGTGCCCAAACCCAACTTCCTTCCACACCTTATCAAAACAGGCAGAAGCTGCAG ATCTTTTGTACAAGGCTAACATGAATACTGGAAGTGTGCTGGAATATGCCTTAGCTTTTACTAGTGCGGCTCTGGacaaatattgtagtaaatggAGCGCTGTTCCCAAAACAGGGTTCATTGACATCACAACTTCGAAGGATTTCTATCGTATATACAGTGGTCTTCAAATT TGGTATCTAGAGGATTCTGTTCGAGTACCACCAAGCAGTCATGAAGTGCTGGGTGATTCTGTAGCTTGGGGTGGCTGCACCATAATATACTTACTCGGGCAACAGCTGCATTTTGAGCTCTTGGATTTTTCATACCAGGTCCTCAATGTTGCCGAAGTGGAGATTGCATCAATTACCCAAACCCATAAGAGCCCTCATTTTTTCCAG GGATGGGACGGCCTGTTAGAAGTAATGAAGAAAGCAAGGAGGCTAAACAATCACGTGTTCTCCATGTTAAAGGCACGATGCCCGCTTGAAGACAAGACAGCTTGTGCCATCAAGCAAAGTGGTGCCCCTCTGCATCGGATCAAGTTCGAGAACACCGTCTCAGCATTTGAAACACTACCACAGAAAGAGGCCTGA